A genomic region of Gadus macrocephalus chromosome 5, ASM3116895v1 contains the following coding sequences:
- the commd8 gene encoding COMM domain-containing protein 8 → MLSLKKVPTAECHRLCHRVVDEICRGEPPSLVDYSDTWSLVEWLDLKDCLTSLLLKMVGDGSSDEQVLAGLSDVGPGYGEAVLSVLEARREELRKALLQRTHLMSSANLQDFDWQLKLALSSDKISSLQTPLLNLSLYVREEGALRSVAIEMGREELNTLISSLEAANKVVLQLK, encoded by the exons ATGCTGTCCCTGAAGAAGGTTCCGACCGCAGAATGTCACCGT CTCTGTCACAGAGTGGTGGACGAGATCTGCAGGGGTGAACCTCCGAGCCTGGTGGACTACAGTGATACCTGGAGCCTGGTGGAGTGGCTGGACCTGAAGGACTGCCTGACGTCTCTCCTCCTGAAGATGGTGGGGGACGGGTCCTCTGATGAACAG GTGTTGGCGGGGCTGAGCGACGTGGGCCCTGGCTACGGTGAGGCTGTCCTGAGTGTGCTGGAGGCCCGGCGAGAGGAGCTCCGAAAGGCTCTGCTCCAGAGGACCCACCTGATGTCCAGCGCCAATCTGCAGGACTTTGACTGGCAGTTAAAG TTAGCCTTGTCCAGTGATAAGATTTCATCACTCCAGACGCCGCTTCTCAATCTCAGCCTGTATGTGCGAGAGGAGGGAGCACTCCGGTCCGTTGCCATAGAGATGGGCAGGGAGGAGTTGAACACACTAATCAGCTCCCTAGAAGCTGCCAACAAG GTAGTGCTGCAGCTGAAATAA